The DNA segment ctaataagaatatgacaaataagcaaaattatataaaatcatggagaatgtGACAAATCAGTAAAAtcatagttatattatttaaattaataaattaattagaaattttgaaatagttatattattttagttaatataaattaaatatttaagttaaaaataataaaaatatgacaaataagcaaaaattagctaaaaattaaaatcatagagaatgtgacaaatcagcaaaatcattttataaataatagtatatacaaCGTTCATTAGTTATCGGTCGCAACGATGTCGTTCCATTTGAGCCTTTAAGACACGATTCCGGTGATTCAAGCCCCTCGCCGGCGAAACTCTTAACCCTAATCTCGCCTACTCTCCGTCATCGTACTATTCCTTTCAGTATATATTCTTCCCCTAAAATCGCTGATCGATGGATGATTATCTGAGCGGCGAGGAGGAGGACGATTACTATTACACCTCCGATCAAGAGTCTCTCGAGGGCCTTGATCATGATCAATCCAATCTCCACCCTCTTTCATCCTCTGGAAATACTGCCAAGGTAACTGTCTTTTAAATCAGTTGTTGTATCACTGTTCATCCAAAAACTTTTATCTTTTAAATGTTATTGTATCCGCGTCTTGTGACAAAGCCTATTCTTTTGTTTCCTAATCATTTGTGTAGGTCATTACAAAGGAATCGCTTTTGGCTGCACAGGTGAAAACAGCAATGATtcttaactgattttttttattttatttaataaaacgtATAACGCAGAGGGAGGATCTGCGAAGAGTGATGGAGTTGTTATCGCTTAAGGAGCACCATGCTCGGACTCTTCTTATCCATCACCGATGGGACGTTGAGAAACTGTTTGCTGTTCTTGTTGAGAAAGGGAAAGATTGCTTGTTTTCTGGTGCTGGTCTTACACTTGCTGGAGATGATCCCACCTTTTCTCCTTCGTCTTCGATGATGATGACTTGTGATATCTGCGTTGAGGATGTAGCAGGTCATCATCACATGACAAGAATGGACTGTGGCCATTGCTTTTGCAATAACTGTCAGTACTCCCATCTCATGCTCTCTTTATTTTCATCACAGACGCTTGTTTATATGTTCTGTGGCTTTGCTTGCTTTAGGTTGGGCTGCGCATTTTACCGTAAAGATCAATGAAGGTCAGAGCAAAAGGATTAGATGCATGGCTTATAAATGCAACGCTATTTGCGATGAAGATGTCGTCAGGAGTCTAGTTAGTGAAACCCAACCTGATTTAGCAGAAAAGTTTGATCGTTTTCTTATCGAGTCTTACATCGAAGACAACAAAATGGTGAAGTGGTGCCCGAGCACTCCGCATTGTGGGAATGCAATACGTGTTGAGGATGACGAGCTCTGTGAAGTTGAATGCTCTTGTGGGTTTCAGTTCTGTTTCAGCTGTTCCTATCAAGCCCACTCCCCTTGCTCTTGTTCCATGTGGGAGCTGTGGAGGAAAAAATGCCATGATGAGTCTGAGACTGTTAATTGGATCACTGTTCACACCAAGCCGTGTCCCAAATGTTACAAACCCGTTGAAAAGAATGGTGGATGCAACCTCGTGACTTGTATCTGCGGACAATCGTTCTGGTGAGGGCTACATTCTTGTTTCTCCATTTTCTTACTCTGTTTTGTAGCGAAAACATTTGTCAGCTGGTGATGAATCTCTTGTTGCAGTTGGTTGTGTGGTGGCGCTACGGGAAGGGATCACACTTGGTCTAGTATCTCGGGTCATAGTTGTGGTCGGTACCAAGAAGACAAAGAGAAACAGCTGGAGAGAGCTAAAAGGGATCTTTACCGGTATATGCATTACCATAACCGTTACAAGGCACATATCGATTCCTCCAAGCTAGAGGATAGGCTTAGTAATACTATCCTCGAAAAGGTGTCAATTTTAGAGAAGAGGCAGTTACAGTTTAAAGACTTCAGCTGGGTTACGAGTGGGCTCCACCGGTTGTTTAGATCAAGACGAGTTCTCTCGTATTCATACCCTTTCGCGTTTTACATGTTTGGAGAAGAGCTGTTCAAAGACGAGATGAGTGCTGAAGAGAgggaaataaaacaaaacctgTTTGAGGATCAGCAGCAGCAGCTTGAAGCCAATGTTGAGAAACTTTCAAAGTTCTTGGAAGAACCCTTTGATCAGTTCGCTGATGATAAAGTCACGCAGATAAGGATTCAAGTCATCAATTTGTCAGTCGCAGTGGATACCCTCTGCAAAACAATGTTGGCATTTGTTGTTGAATTACTATAAAAGATTTGCTAAGAATGAGTATGGAAACTGACATGTAAAAAACTTTTGGTTTTGCAGGTATGAATGCATTGAGAATGAATTGCTGGGTTCTCTGCAAGTTGGCATCCACAACATTGCTCCATACAGCTCAAATGGAATAGAACGAGCATCGGACTTTATTAGTTCCCGAGAAGCTGGTGGTGAGAAATGCCAAGCTTCGAATTCAGGTACAATTTTCTGAAACTTGAGATCATTTTGGAACCCTTGTTGGACACATACAGAGCAGCAAGGTTTAGTAGTAACACACCCTAGTGTATCAACTCTTTAAATATAGGATGGAGCTCAGAAGACACAAGTTGCTCTCCGAGGAAACGTCCCAGAAAAGAAGGAATTTACAGAAATAATCAAACCACTTTACTGGATTTAAACTTGCCAGCGGATGTCATTGAGCGGAAATGAACTCATCATTCTTTCTCCTCCTCGCAAGAACACCCCATTTTTTCCAGATCATGCGAAATGTACAAATCATAACGCTAAACCCCTCTGCTTGATTATACTTTCACTGACATGACCCCTCCTCGGTTCTGAGGAAGAGGGTTAGTCCCTTATGTGTATGAAATCTTGCTGTGATCTCTATATAGTTTGGACCTGATTTGTCTAATTACCATTTTAACTACCAATTTTTCAATTTAGAGAATCTGATATAGTTTTTACCAAACAATGATATGTTTTATATTGGCTTAAAAATAGAACTCGAATGGGTTTTGTAAGttggtacaaaacatatccgaatccgaagtgttattaaccaaacccaaatgggtaactcgaaaaaccgaaaatccgaaaaaatattcgaagaaaccgatccgaatatccaaaataatatacaatataattatatgaaacatgaatatatacttcaaatattcaatttcatatttattttgatatggtatctaacaataagtatttaaaatttaaataaccactttaaatacataattatgtataaataagtatatatttcttatgttttgctttttaaattttagattttattttgggTATATTCAAACTGATCcaatataacccgaatccgaatgatatatgattactttatgagttctatgatgtgatacaaaaccgacTCGAATCTGAT comes from the Brassica napus cultivar Da-Ae chromosome A7, Da-Ae, whole genome shotgun sequence genome and includes:
- the LOC106390549 gene encoding probable E3 ubiquitin-protein ligase ARI2 isoform X2, whose product is MDDYLSGEEEDDYYYTSDQESLEGLDHDQSNLHPLSSSGNTAKVITKESLLAAQREDLRRVMELLSLKEHHARTLLIHHRWDVEKLFAVLVEKGKDCLFSGAGLTLAGDDPTFSPSSSMMMTCDICVEDVAGHHHMTRMDCGHCFCNNCWAAHFTVKINEGQSKRIRCMAYKCNAICDEDVVRSLVSETQPDLAEKFDRFLIESYIEDNKMVKWCPSTPHCGNAIRVEDDELCEVECSCGFQFCFSCSYQAHSPCSCSMWELWRKKCHDESETVNWITVHTKPCPKCYKPVEKNGGCNLVTCICGQSFCWLCGGATGRDHTWSSISGHSCGRYQEDKEKQLERAKRDLYRYMHYHNRYKAHIDSSKLEDRLSNTILEKVSILEKRQLQFKDFSWVTSGLHRLFRSRRVLSYSYPFAFYMFGEELFKDEMSAEEREIKQNLFEDQQQQLEANVEKLSKFLEEPFDQFADDKVTQIRIQVINLSVAVDTLCKTMYECIENELLGSLQVGIHNIAPYSSNGIERASDFISSREAGGEKCQASNSVYQLFKYRMELRRHKLLSEETSQKRRNLQK
- the LOC106390549 gene encoding probable E3 ubiquitin-protein ligase ARI2 isoform X1, with product MDDYLSGEEEDDYYYTSDQESLEGLDHDQSNLHPLSSSGNTAKVITKESLLAAQREDLRRVMELLSLKEHHARTLLIHHRWDVEKLFAVLVEKGKDCLFSGAGLTLAGDDPTFSPSSSMMMTCDICVEDVAGHHHMTRMDCGHCFCNNCWAAHFTVKINEGQSKRIRCMAYKCNAICDEDVVRSLVSETQPDLAEKFDRFLIESYIEDNKMVKWCPSTPHCGNAIRVEDDELCEVECSCGFQFCFSCSYQAHSPCSCSMWELWRKKCHDESETVNWITVHTKPCPKCYKPVEKNGGCNLVTCICGQSFCWLCGGATGRDHTWSSISGHSCGRYQEDKEKQLERAKRDLYRYMHYHNRYKAHIDSSKLEDRLSNTILEKVSILEKRQLQFKDFSWVTSGLHRLFRSRRVLSYSYPFAFYMFGEELFKDEMSAEEREIKQNLFEDQQQQLEANVEKLSKFLEEPFDQFADDKVTQIRIQVINLSVAVDTLCKTMYECIENELLGSLQVGIHNIAPYSSNGIERASDFISSREAGGEKCQASNSGWSSEDTSCSPRKRPRKEGIYRNNQTTLLDLNLPADVIERK